Proteins encoded within one genomic window of Setaria italica strain Yugu1 chromosome IV, Setaria_italica_v2.0, whole genome shotgun sequence:
- the LOC101778529 gene encoding uncharacterized protein LOC101778529, with amino-acid sequence MIQPLVLVVRYDLKEIAFPSSLPDPPHIKKRPKLTWHDHWCILKEVTRLYSVSWVRDISPDLRPNDYKKAAENDEEPSNGKPSSDNGKKGKSSEPSVLEDLAVVARGGVETLKPTLRRIYMTRAATYTDAMKNFVETYQEGLKDQLQEKAADGEAGRQQPQQGDEAMLKPPPPPSSS; translated from the exons ATGATTCAGCCA TTAGTGCTAGTCGTGCGCTATGACCTCAAGGAGATCGCCTTCCCGTCGTCGCTGCCCGATCCTCCACACATCAAGAAGAGGCCTAAGCTCACATGGCACGACCACTGGTGCATCCTCAAGGAGGTCACTCGGCTGTACAGTGTGTCCTGGGTCAGGGACATCAGCCCCGACCTCAGGCCAAACGACtacaagaaggcagcagaaAACGATGAGGAGCCATCCAATGGCAAGCCCAGCTCTGACAATGGCAAGAAAGGGAAGAGCAGCGAGCCCAGTGTGCTGGAGGACCTTGCGGTGGTGGCAAGGGGTGGTGTAGAGACTCTGAAGCCTACGCTAAGGCGGATTTACATGACCCGCGCCGCGACGTACACGGACGCCATGAAGAATTTTGTGGAAACGTATCAGGAGGGACTCAAGGACCAGCTGCAGGAGAAGGCTGCTGATGGGGAGGCTGGTCGTCAGCAACCGCAGCAGGGTGATGAGGCGATGCtgaaaccgccgccgccgccatcttcatcatga